CGGATGCGCGAACAGGTTCCAGGTCCACGCGGGATGCTCGGGGCGCGCGAAGTTCGAACCCGTGATGTAGATGATGCCGTCGCCGAGGGGACAGCACATGAGGAGGGTCTCGCGCGGCAGCCCCGACTTCGCACCGACCGTGTGGAGTCGCAGCGACGGCACGACGGCGCCGCTGATCGGCCCGCGGCGCCCTCCCGTGATGCGCGCCGCGAACCGCTCGAGCGGGGGCATGATCCGGGGTCCGAATGTGCGGAAGAGCCGTGTGCGGCTGACCCACGCGACGGCTGCACGGACGGGGCGGATGGCTGCCACCGTCCCACCCTACGCAGCGCTCGACCCATGCGGGCAGCCTGGTCGGTGCTCCCCTCGTTTTGGGGTGTGCTCGACTTCGAGCGGTGACGTGGCTGTAACACGCCCGAGACAATCGGCTCCTTGACTGGGTGCACCAGCTCATCACCGCACCGTTGCGGGCACAACGGAAGGCGACGACATGATCGACGACATCCTCGGGGAGTGGGATCTCATCCTCGGCGAGAACGGCCGCGGCGAGTGGGACGGCCGCATCGTGTTCCGCCTCGGGGAGGGCCGCATCGTGGTGGCGGACGCGGACCCGGATGCGAGCGGACGGCCGAGCCGCGTGGAGCTCGCCGGCGACACCGTGCGCTTCGAGATGCTCTCGGCAGGGTCCTCGCGCGGGAACGTGCACCACACCTTCGAGCTGACCCTCACCCCCGACGGCACCCTGCGGGGCACGCGACGGCGCGGACTGCTCGCCCGGACGCCCCTCGTGGGTCGCCGCGTGGTCGCCGAGACGGGCGCACAGGCACCGGAGGCGCTCGGCGGCGACACGCACGCGGCGTCCGTGCCCCCGGAGTCGGACGCGCTCGCCGAGATCAGGGCGCGCGCGGCCGCCGCGGCGGAACGCGCGCGCTTCGCCGCGGCGCAGGCCGCCGCAGCGGCAGCCGAGGCAGAGGCGGCCGAGGCGCTCGAGTTCGCGCGACAGGCCGCGGCGCGGGTGGCGGCGGCGCGCGCCGCCGTCAACGAGCTCGGCCGGCCCGCCGACGCGGCGGCGGAGCCGCGCACCGAGGTGCCCTCCGAGGTGCTCGCGATCCTGCCTGCGCCCTCGCAGCCGCCGGTCTTCGCCCCCGCGCCCGGCGCAGCCGCGCCCACCGCGCCCGTCGCGCCCGTCTCCCCTGCGCCCGTCTCCCCTGCGCTCCTCTCCCCCGGGGAGCACGCGCCGGCATCCGTGCTGGACGACTCGTCCGCGGCGGAGGGGCACGAGCCCGAGGACTCGGACGAGGAGTTCAGCGGCTCGCTCGCCGGGTGACCGGGCGGCCGCCGCGCGGTTCGGTCGATGCGCTCGGTGCGCCCGGTGCGCTCACGGGCGCCAGGGCTCGTGCTGGTGCGCGAGCAGCACCTCGGCCGGGTCGAGCGCGAGGATGAGGCGCTGCCCGTCGGTGGTCGGCTCGTCGAGCTCTCCCGACCAGACGGCGGTGTCACCCGCGATGACGACGCGCCCCGCATCCGTCTCGACGACGACGATCTGACTGCCGCGCGTGTGACCCGGCGCGGGCACGAGGAGCACGCCGGGCAGCA
The Protaetiibacter sp. SSC-01 genome window above contains:
- a CDS encoding nitroreductase family deazaflavin-dependent oxidoreductase, with the protein product MAAIRPVRAAVAWVSRTRLFRTFGPRIMPPLERFAARITGGRRGPISGAVVPSLRLHTVGAKSGLPRETLLMCCPLGDGIIYITGSNFARPEHPAWTWNLFAHPDAEIDFRGARRRVHAELVTDDEREEVWRILEDNWPGYRGYERSSGRTLRIFRLVPR